One part of the Methylobacterium terrae genome encodes these proteins:
- the rnr gene encoding ribonuclease R, whose amino-acid sequence MAKRIHPKGLHPKAPKPASAVLPTREAVLAFIEESPQKVGKREIAHAFGIKGSDKIELKRLLKEMQEEGAIEKDRAGLRKAGRLPPVVVADIDSRRDRDGELVARPAQWDPEAGPAPLITVLMPRGRRADGPAPGTGDRALLKIEPDGDTPGRYLGRVIKVIGRNRAETLGVYRALPTGGGRIVPVDKKAQGREIAVPPGQEGEALDGDLVTVTLGREDRFGLTQGRVKERLGSLGSEKAVSLIAIHAHDIPHVFPREVLAEADAAREVALEGREAENREDWRDLPLVTIDPPDAKDHDDAVMAVPDPDPANPGGFVVTVAIADVAAYVRPGTPLDREALLRGNSVYFPDRVVPMLPERISNDLCSLRPGQDRPALAIRMIVTAEGRKVRHSVHRVMMRSRAKLAYAQAQAAIDGRPDEVTGPILDGILRPLWAAYEALAAARDARGPLALDLPERKVILNPEGGVDRVVVPERLAAHRLIEEFMIQANVAAAEALESAGQPLIYRVHDEPSLEKMRALGEVMASIGLKLPKEANLRPALFNRILGMVAGSEHQLFLNEVVLRSQAQAVYAAENAGHFGLALRRYAHFTSPIRRYADLIVHRALIRALRLGSDGLPSGTETGDLAEIGQQISAAERRAMAAERETIDRLIAHHLADRVGATFSGQISGATRSGLFIKLDETGADGFIPVSTLGADYYRYEEGRHALVGERTRETFRLGDKVEVRLVEAAPVAGALRFEIAGGGRAASPNPARGGPHKGPRKGRPAPPSRDGLTKRRGRRA is encoded by the coding sequence TTGGCCAAGAGAATTCATCCCAAGGGACTTCACCCCAAGGCACCGAAGCCCGCCTCCGCCGTCCTGCCGACCCGCGAGGCCGTGCTCGCCTTCATCGAGGAGTCGCCCCAGAAGGTCGGCAAGCGCGAGATCGCCCACGCCTTCGGCATCAAGGGGTCCGACAAGATCGAGCTGAAGCGCCTGCTCAAGGAGATGCAGGAGGAGGGCGCGATCGAGAAGGACCGGGCCGGCCTGCGCAAGGCCGGCCGCCTGCCGCCGGTCGTCGTCGCCGACATCGACAGCCGCCGCGACCGCGACGGCGAGCTGGTCGCCCGCCCCGCCCAGTGGGATCCGGAGGCGGGTCCCGCGCCCCTCATCACCGTCCTGATGCCGCGCGGGCGCCGCGCCGACGGACCCGCCCCCGGCACCGGCGACCGGGCGCTCCTCAAGATCGAGCCCGACGGCGACACGCCCGGGCGGTATCTCGGCCGGGTCATCAAGGTCATCGGCCGCAACCGCGCCGAGACGCTCGGGGTCTACCGCGCCCTGCCGACGGGGGGCGGGCGCATCGTGCCCGTCGACAAGAAGGCGCAGGGGCGCGAGATCGCGGTGCCGCCGGGCCAGGAGGGCGAGGCGCTCGACGGCGACCTCGTCACCGTGACGCTCGGCCGCGAGGACCGGTTCGGGCTGACGCAGGGGCGCGTCAAGGAGCGCCTCGGCAGCCTCGGCTCGGAGAAGGCGGTCAGCCTGATCGCGATCCACGCCCACGACATCCCGCACGTCTTCCCGCGCGAGGTGCTGGCGGAGGCCGACGCCGCCCGCGAGGTCGCGCTCGAGGGACGCGAGGCGGAGAACCGGGAAGATTGGCGCGACCTGCCGCTCGTCACCATCGACCCGCCGGATGCCAAGGACCACGACGACGCCGTGATGGCGGTTCCGGATCCCGATCCCGCCAATCCGGGCGGCTTCGTCGTCACGGTGGCGATCGCCGACGTCGCCGCCTATGTCCGCCCCGGCACGCCCCTCGACCGCGAGGCGCTCCTGCGCGGCAACTCGGTCTACTTTCCCGACCGGGTGGTGCCGATGCTGCCGGAGCGGATCTCGAACGACCTCTGCTCCCTGCGCCCCGGCCAGGACCGGCCGGCTCTGGCCATCCGCATGATCGTGACGGCGGAGGGGCGGAAGGTCCGCCACAGCGTCCACCGCGTCATGATGCGCTCGCGCGCCAAGCTCGCCTACGCGCAGGCGCAGGCCGCGATCGACGGGCGGCCCGACGAGGTCACCGGCCCGATCCTCGACGGCATCCTGCGCCCGCTCTGGGCCGCCTACGAGGCCCTCGCGGCGGCGCGCGACGCCCGCGGGCCGCTGGCGCTGGACCTGCCCGAGCGCAAGGTGATCCTGAACCCAGAGGGCGGGGTCGACCGGGTGGTCGTGCCGGAGCGCCTGGCCGCGCACCGGCTGATCGAGGAGTTCATGATCCAGGCCAACGTCGCGGCGGCCGAGGCCCTGGAATCCGCCGGCCAGCCGCTGATCTACCGCGTCCACGACGAGCCCTCCCTCGAGAAGATGCGGGCCTTGGGCGAGGTGATGGCCTCGATCGGCCTCAAGCTGCCGAAGGAGGCGAACCTCCGCCCGGCCCTGTTCAACCGCATCCTCGGCATGGTGGCGGGGAGCGAGCACCAGCTCTTCCTCAACGAGGTTGTGCTGCGCTCGCAGGCCCAGGCCGTCTACGCCGCCGAGAATGCCGGCCATTTCGGGCTGGCGCTCCGCCGCTACGCCCACTTCACCTCGCCGATCCGGCGCTACGCCGACCTGATCGTGCACCGCGCCCTGATCCGGGCCCTCCGGCTCGGGTCGGACGGCCTGCCTTCGGGCACGGAGACCGGGGACCTCGCCGAGATCGGCCAGCAGATCTCGGCCGCGGAGCGCCGCGCCATGGCGGCGGAGCGCGAGACCATCGACCGCCTGATCGCCCACCACCTCGCCGACCGGGTCGGCGCCACCTTCTCGGGGCAGATCTCGGGCGCGACCCGCTCGGGGTTGTTCATCAAGCTCGACGAGACCGGGGCGGACGGCTTCATCCCGGTCTCGACGCTCGGCGCCGACTACTACCGCTACGAGGAGGGCCGCCATGCCCTCGTCGGCGAGCGCACCCGCGAGACCTTCCGCCTCGGCGACAAGGTCGAGGTGCGCCTGGTGGAGGCCGCCCCGGTGGCGGGCGCCCTTCGCTTCGAGATCGCCGGCGGCGGGCGGGCCGCCTCGCCGAACCCGGCCCGGGGCGGGCCGCACAAGGGGCCGCGCAAGGGCCGTCCGGCGCCGCCGAGCCGCGACGGCCTGACCAAGCGCCGCGGGAGGCGGGCATGA
- a CDS encoding DUF983 domain-containing protein: MPAGTPAERTGAGPHWMLAMGRGFRNRCPHCGEGRLFDRFLKVRPACEVCGLELHHHRADDLPPYLVIFVVGHLVGLGVLETEMRLDVPFWFQMTFWPALALVASLLLLQPTKGAVVGLQYALGMHGFSAIRRAGAEAADGRGQTDFGRHETETRDGGGTDGRTIGSGRS, translated from the coding sequence ATGCCGGCCGGGACGCCGGCCGAGCGGACCGGCGCCGGTCCGCACTGGATGCTGGCGATGGGGCGCGGCTTTCGCAACCGCTGCCCGCATTGCGGCGAGGGCCGGCTGTTCGATCGCTTCCTCAAGGTGCGGCCGGCTTGCGAGGTCTGCGGGCTGGAGCTGCACCACCACCGCGCCGACGACCTGCCGCCCTACCTCGTCATCTTCGTCGTCGGCCACCTCGTGGGCTTGGGCGTCCTCGAGACCGAGATGCGGCTCGACGTGCCGTTCTGGTTCCAGATGACGTTCTGGCCCGCGCTCGCCCTCGTCGCCTCGCTGCTGCTGCTCCAGCCGACCAAGGGGGCGGTGGTCGGGCTGCAATACGCGCTTGGCATGCACGGCTTTTCCGCGATACGCCGCGCCGGGGCCGAGGCCGCGGATGGCAGGGGCCAGACCGACTTTGGCCGGCACGAGACGGAGACGCGGGATGGCGGCGGGACCGATGGACGGACGATCGGCTCCGGCCGCTCCTGA
- a CDS encoding NUDIX hydrolase — protein MDGRSAPAAPERKARPLRIRNAATLIILDRSGDEPKVLMGRRHAGHKFMPGLFVFPGGRIELGDRSMPVAGTLNDRAEAALAERVHPPLFHLGRVLALAAIRETYEETGLMIGTTDYGPPETAPPGPWSAFREAGVMPDLELLQFVARAITPPSRPKRFDTRFFAVDREAVVAETPGIVGPDSELTELAWVDLAQARKLELPRITAIVLDELEARLAAGFGPMLPVPFFRDVDGEHTREEL, from the coding sequence ATGGACGGACGATCGGCTCCGGCCGCTCCTGAGCGGAAGGCGCGGCCGCTGCGGATCCGCAACGCCGCGACGCTGATCATCCTCGACCGCTCGGGCGACGAGCCGAAGGTCCTGATGGGGCGGCGCCACGCCGGCCACAAGTTCATGCCCGGCCTGTTCGTCTTCCCCGGCGGGCGGATCGAGCTCGGCGACCGCAGCATGCCGGTGGCCGGCACCCTCAACGACCGGGCGGAAGCGGCCTTGGCCGAGCGGGTCCACCCGCCCCTGTTCCATCTCGGCCGGGTGCTGGCGCTCGCGGCGATCCGCGAGACCTACGAGGAGACCGGCCTGATGATCGGGACGACCGATTACGGCCCGCCCGAGACGGCGCCGCCCGGCCCCTGGTCGGCCTTCCGCGAGGCCGGGGTGATGCCGGACCTCGAACTCCTGCAATTCGTCGCCCGGGCGATCACCCCGCCCTCGCGCCCGAAGCGCTTCGACACCCGCTTCTTCGCGGTCGACCGCGAGGCGGTGGTGGCCGAGACCCCGGGCATCGTCGGCCCCGATTCCGAGCTGACCGAGCTCGCCTGGGTCGATCTCGCGCAGGCCCGCAAGCTCGAACTGCCGCGCATCACCGCCATCGTGCTCGACGAGCTGGAAGCCCGGCTCGCCGCCGGGTTCGGCCCGATGCTGCCGGTGCCGTTCTTCCGGGATGTGGACGGCGAGCACACCCGGGAAGAGCTGTAG
- a CDS encoding MFS transporter, with protein sequence MTTSTTESEFGPARLAAIAAAIACVAVVGIGLSLSIPLLSLEMERMGLSNTWIGVNTAIAGVASIVVLPFVPRVASRLGVMPLLLGAIAVGALALLGFRAVYDFAWWFPLRFVFSAALGVLFVLSEFWINQAAPPARRGLVMGVYATVLALGFAIGPGLLRILGTTGWAPYLAGAALFCAGALPLVMARGLSPEIPHKGGRGFLGYLRVAPSATLAALVYGAVETGGFAILPIYGLRLGLTAEQAAGLVSVAALGNVLFQIPVGLLADRVDKRRVLLAAALLGAVGAAALPLGAEDARLLALILFLWGGIAGTLYTVGLAHLGARFDGAALAGANAAFLVLYNIGLVLGPPLVGGGMDLASPHGFAWSLALLFVAYLAVVGGRMIRAAP encoded by the coding sequence ATGACCACTTCCACCACCGAGTCCGAGTTCGGCCCCGCGCGCCTCGCCGCCATCGCCGCCGCCATCGCCTGCGTCGCCGTGGTCGGCATCGGGTTGAGCCTGTCGATCCCGCTCCTCTCCCTCGAGATGGAGCGGATGGGCCTGTCCAACACCTGGATCGGGGTCAACACGGCGATCGCCGGGGTGGCGAGCATCGTCGTCCTGCCCTTCGTGCCGCGGGTGGCTTCGCGCCTCGGGGTGATGCCGCTGCTCCTCGGCGCCATCGCGGTCGGGGCGCTGGCGCTCCTCGGCTTCCGGGCCGTGTACGACTTCGCCTGGTGGTTCCCGCTGCGCTTCGTGTTCTCGGCCGCCCTCGGGGTGCTGTTCGTCCTCTCCGAGTTCTGGATCAACCAGGCGGCGCCGCCGGCCCGGCGCGGGCTGGTGATGGGGGTCTACGCCACGGTGCTGGCGCTCGGCTTCGCCATCGGCCCGGGGCTCCTGCGGATCCTCGGCACCACCGGCTGGGCGCCCTACCTCGCGGGCGCGGCCCTGTTCTGCGCAGGCGCGCTGCCCCTCGTCATGGCCCGCGGGCTGTCGCCGGAGATCCCGCACAAGGGCGGGCGCGGCTTCCTCGGCTACCTGAGGGTCGCGCCCTCGGCGACGCTGGCGGCGCTCGTCTACGGCGCGGTCGAGACCGGGGGGTTCGCCATCCTGCCGATCTACGGACTGCGCCTCGGCCTCACGGCCGAGCAGGCGGCGGGCCTCGTCAGCGTCGCGGCGCTCGGCAACGTGCTGTTCCAGATCCCGGTCGGGCTCCTCGCCGACCGGGTCGACAAGCGCCGGGTGCTGCTCGCCGCCGCTCTCCTCGGCGCGGTCGGCGCCGCGGCCCTTCCGCTCGGCGCGGAGGATGCGCGGCTGCTGGCCCTCATCCTGTTCCTGTGGGGCGGCATCGCCGGCACGCTCTACACGGTGGGCCTCGCCCATCTCGGCGCCCGCTTCGACGGCGCGGCGCTCGCCGGCGCCAACGCGGCGTTCCTGGTGCTCTACAACATCGGCCTGGTGCTGGGACCGCCGCTGGTCGGCGGCGGCATGGACCTCGCCTCGCCGCACGGCTTCGCCTGGTCGCTGGCGCTGCTGTTCGTCGCCTACCTGGCGGTGGTGGGCGGGCGGATGATCCGGGCCGCGCCCTGA
- the rpmG gene encoding 50S ribosomal protein L33: MAKAVTIKIKLLSTADTGYFYVTKKNSRTKTDKLSFKKYDPIARKHVEFKETKIK; this comes from the coding sequence ATGGCCAAGGCCGTCACCATCAAGATCAAGCTGCTTTCGACCGCCGATACCGGCTATTTCTACGTCACCAAGAAGAACTCCCGTACCAAGACCGACAAGCTGTCGTTCAAGAAGTACGACCCGATCGCGCGCAAGCACGTCGAGTTCAAGGAGACCAAGATCAAGTAA